TCTTGCCCCAAAATCACGCTGTTTCAGATACACGCGGAGACCTCCGCTTCTTTCGTTGGGACAAACGAAATCGCTTAATCACCGGCGGCGCCCTCATCTATCAAGCAAGTGCAGAAACACGGTTAAAAAAGATCATAGGTGAACGATTAAATCAAACATTCCACAAACTTGGCACTCCAAAGTTTGACTATATCTGGAGCGGGCGCATTGGCATGACGGCAGATCGCATCCCTCGTTTTTATAGCCCAGAACCAGGCCTCTGGAGTTGGACAGCCTGTAATGGTAGAGGTATCGCACTCTCTATCACTCTAGGAAACGTTTTCGCCAAAGCCTTAACAGGCACTCCAATTAATGAATTAGCAATTCCGATCACCCCCATTCGCCCTTATCCCCTTCATGCAATCGGAAAAGAAGTAGCTCCGAAATTATTGGCTTATTATCGCTGGCGCGATAATCGTGAAGTCGCTTAAACAAAAGGAAATCAAAGATGACCCTCCCTATCATCGAACGCAGAAAAATTGAAGCTGAATTACTAAAAAACATCTATGATGTTCTGAAAGAAAGCCATGGCAAAGACGTTGCCATCGAAACGATAGACACAGCTGTCTCAAAAGCTGCAGTTGACTTCGGTGATGAACACCGCAAAAAACTAGGACGCGATCCAAATTTACAAGATATGGCAAACATCTTACCCAATTGGACGGCAAATGACGCCTTAAAAATCGATTTATTGACGCAAGAGCCCGGTAAGCTCGACTTTAATGTAACCCACTGCGAATATGCAAAAATGTATCATAAAATGGGATTAGGAGAAATCGGGCACGTCCTTTCCTGCAATCGAGATGGCAAATTTTGCACCGGCTATAATCCCAAAATGAAATTTGAGAGAACTCAAACCATCATGCAAGGCGCCGACCATTGCGACTTTCGTTACACGATGGAAAACACCGAGGATGAAGCATCATGCAAACCTTAGATAAAAACACACTCATCAGTGAAGCCATTGCATGGCGCCATCACCTTCACTCAATTCCCGAACTTGCCTACAAAGAAGTACAATCATCTGACTTCATCGCACAAAAACTAACTGAATTCGGTTTAATGGTTCACCGCGGATTAGCTGGCACCGGCGTGGTCGGAACCTTAAAGCGCGGCACATCAAAACGCACCATTGGCCTAAGAGCAGATATGGACGCACTACCTATCACAGAAATCACAGGCCTTGATTACGCCTCTCGTCATGAAGGTGTTATGCACGCTTGTGGTCACGATGGTCATATGGCAATGCTACTGTCTGCAGCCCGTATGCTCGCAAATGATGAAAACATCGATGGGACTATTCATTTTATCTTCCAACCGGCAGAAGAAAATGAAGCCGGCGCCAAACGCATGATAGAAGATGGTCTTTTTAAAACCTTCCCTATGGACGCGGTCTTCGGCATACATAATTGGCCAGATTTACCTGTTGGCTCAGCTGGTGTAATAAGCGGCCCAGCTATGGCAGCCTTCGCTATTTT
The sequence above is a segment of the Hyphomicrobiales bacterium 4NK60-0047b genome. Coding sequences within it:
- a CDS encoding L-2-amino-thiazoline-4-carboxylic acid hydrolase; the encoded protein is MTLPIIERRKIEAELLKNIYDVLKESHGKDVAIETIDTAVSKAAVDFGDEHRKKLGRDPNLQDMANILPNWTANDALKIDLLTQEPGKLDFNVTHCEYAKMYHKMGLGEIGHVLSCNRDGKFCTGYNPKMKFERTQTIMQGADHCDFRYTMENTEDEASCKP